Proteins encoded by one window of Gouania willdenowi chromosome 4, fGouWil2.1, whole genome shotgun sequence:
- the rabggta gene encoding geranylgeranyl transferase type-2 subunit alpha isoform X2 codes for MHGRVKVKSTAQQEEEKRKEREKKLKIYIAARDGCFTKRKEGVFDDEALQLTQQLLSSNPDFATLWNYRREILMHLETVKEVDEVQKIYEAELLFLESCLKVNPKSYGSWHHRSWVSARLPRPDWARELSLCDRCLSLDDRNFHCWDYRRMVVKMFNVPVDQELKFTDRLIGSNFSNYSSWHYRSTLLPLLHTTASELPPMQAESPKSNRVCEEQLLKEYELVQNAFFTDPNDQSAWFYYRWLLGRELEEMISCLHVSREEEQVAVVFSRPVNVQSGCLLLVLDGQPHAVEWKSIHPRFKHSPVWICNLPPGTISEISNEHNLTVHWTEKHSRKDCTLFTGHAESWCQDSATDQELFRSELSVEKNSVLQSELQSVQQLQELEPLNKWCLLTLILLMRALDPLSYEKEMLAHFQTLKEVDSMRSAYYSDLCSKFMIENTILKMEYAEVRVFSVSDKNLSTLCHLDQLVLVTHINLSCNQLLCLPPQFAMLRCLEVLEADNNSIGNLEGLYHLPKLEAVILKDNKIATLADLEPLTSCPRLKRLDLRGNPVTQLANVESELAKLLPSVLDLLL; via the exons ATG CATGGTCGGGTGAAGGTTAAATCTACAGCTCAGCAGGAGGAAGAGAAAAGAAAGGAGCGGGAGAAGAAGCTCAAGATATACATAGCTGCACGTGATGGCTGTTTTACTaag AGAAAGGAAGGCGTGTTTGATGATGAGGCTCTTCAGCTGACTCAGCAACTCCTTTCCTCCAACCCTGACTTTGCTACTCTTTGGAACTACAGAAGAGAAATCTTGATGCATCTGGAAACTGTGAA ggaaGTGGATGAAGTGCAGAAGATTTATGAGGCGGAGCTCCTGTTTCTGGAGTCTTGCTTGAAGGTCAACCCCAAGTCTTACGGCAGTTGGCACCACAGGAGTTGGGTGTCGGCCCGTTTGCCTCGGCCCGACTGGGCCAGAGAGCTCAGCCTGTGCGACCGCTGTTTGAGCCTGGACGACCGCAACT TCCACTGCTGGGATTATCGTCGGATGGTGGTGAAGATGTTTAACGTGCCTGTGGATCAGGAGCTGAAGTTTACTGATCGCCTTATCGGCTCCAACTTTTCCAACTACTCCAGCTGGCACTACCGCAGCACCTTACTGCCGCTGCTGCACACAACAGCTTCAGAACTTCCCCCAATGCAAGCCGAGTCTCCCAAATCCAACCGCGTGTGTGAGGAACAGCTGCTGAAAG AGTACGAGTTAGTGCAAAATGCCTTCTTCACTGACCCCAATGATCAGAGTGCTTGGTTTTACTACCGCTGGCTGTTAGGCAGAG AGCTTGAAGAAATGATAAGCTGCCTCCATGTGAGCCGAGAGGAAGAGCAAGTAGCGGTCGTCTTCTCTAGGCCAGTCAAT GTGCAATCAGGCTGCCTTTTACTGGTCCTTGATGGTCAGCCACACGCAGTGGAATGGAAAAGTATTCACCCGCGCTTTAAACACAGCCCTGTCTGG ATCTGCAATCTTCCACCTGGAACGATAAGTGAGATCAGCAATGAACACAACCTGACGGTGCACTGGACTGAGAAACACTCTCGCAAGGACTGTACGCTGTTCACAG GTCATGCTGAAAGCTGGTGTCAGGACTCTGCCACTGACCAGGAGCTCTTcag AAGTGAACTGTCAGTGGAGAAGAACTCTGTGCTACAGTCAGAGCTACAGTCTGTTCAACAGCTTCAAGAGTTGGAGCCTCTTAATAAAT GGTGCTTACTCACACTTATCCTGCTGATGAGAGCGCTTGACCCTTTAAGTTATGAAAAGGAAATGCTCGCCCATTTCCAAACACTCAAA GAAGTGGACTCCATGCGCTCGGCGTATTACAGCGACTTGTGCAGCAAGTTTATGATTGAAAACACTATTCTGAAAATGGAGTATGCTGAAGTCAGAGTATTCAGCGTTTCGGATAAG AATCTGTCCACTCTGTGCCACTTAGACCAGCTTGTATTGGTTACACACATCAATCTCTCCTGCAATCAGCTGCTGTGCCTGCCACCTCAGTTTGCCATGTTGCGTTGCCTGGAG GTGTTGGAAGCTGATAATAACTCCATAGGAAACCTGGAGGGACTGTATCACCTGCCTAAACTGGAGGCAGTCATCCTGAAGGACAACA AAATAGCAACATTGGCGGATCTAGAGCCGCTGACTTCGTGCCCGAGGCTAAAGCGCCTTGATCTCCGTGGTAACCCTGTCACTCAGTTGGCCAACGTTGAGTCGGAGTTGGCCAAGCTTCTGCCCTCAGTCCTGGACCTCCTGCTCTGA
- the rabggta gene encoding geranylgeranyl transferase type-2 subunit alpha isoform X1 has product MHGRVKVKSTAQQEEEKRKEREKKLKIYIAARDGCFTKRKEGVFDDEALQLTQQLLSSNPDFATLWNYRREILMHLETVKEVDEVQKIYEAELLFLESCLKVNPKSYGSWHHRSWVSARLPRPDWARELSLCDRCLSLDDRNFHCWDYRRMVVKMFNVPVDQELKFTDRLIGSNFSNYSSWHYRSTLLPLLHTTASELPPMQAESPKSNRVCEEQLLKEYELVQNAFFTDPNDQSAWFYYRWLLGRAELEEMISCLHVSREEEQVAVVFSRPVNVQSGCLLLVLDGQPHAVEWKSIHPRFKHSPVWICNLPPGTISEISNEHNLTVHWTEKHSRKDCTLFTGHAESWCQDSATDQELFRSELSVEKNSVLQSELQSVQQLQELEPLNKWCLLTLILLMRALDPLSYEKEMLAHFQTLKEVDSMRSAYYSDLCSKFMIENTILKMEYAEVRVFSVSDKNLSTLCHLDQLVLVTHINLSCNQLLCLPPQFAMLRCLEVLEADNNSIGNLEGLYHLPKLEAVILKDNKIATLADLEPLTSCPRLKRLDLRGNPVTQLANVESELAKLLPSVLDLLL; this is encoded by the exons ATG CATGGTCGGGTGAAGGTTAAATCTACAGCTCAGCAGGAGGAAGAGAAAAGAAAGGAGCGGGAGAAGAAGCTCAAGATATACATAGCTGCACGTGATGGCTGTTTTACTaag AGAAAGGAAGGCGTGTTTGATGATGAGGCTCTTCAGCTGACTCAGCAACTCCTTTCCTCCAACCCTGACTTTGCTACTCTTTGGAACTACAGAAGAGAAATCTTGATGCATCTGGAAACTGTGAA ggaaGTGGATGAAGTGCAGAAGATTTATGAGGCGGAGCTCCTGTTTCTGGAGTCTTGCTTGAAGGTCAACCCCAAGTCTTACGGCAGTTGGCACCACAGGAGTTGGGTGTCGGCCCGTTTGCCTCGGCCCGACTGGGCCAGAGAGCTCAGCCTGTGCGACCGCTGTTTGAGCCTGGACGACCGCAACT TCCACTGCTGGGATTATCGTCGGATGGTGGTGAAGATGTTTAACGTGCCTGTGGATCAGGAGCTGAAGTTTACTGATCGCCTTATCGGCTCCAACTTTTCCAACTACTCCAGCTGGCACTACCGCAGCACCTTACTGCCGCTGCTGCACACAACAGCTTCAGAACTTCCCCCAATGCAAGCCGAGTCTCCCAAATCCAACCGCGTGTGTGAGGAACAGCTGCTGAAAG AGTACGAGTTAGTGCAAAATGCCTTCTTCACTGACCCCAATGATCAGAGTGCTTGGTTTTACTACCGCTGGCTGTTAGGCAGAG CAGAGCTTGAAGAAATGATAAGCTGCCTCCATGTGAGCCGAGAGGAAGAGCAAGTAGCGGTCGTCTTCTCTAGGCCAGTCAAT GTGCAATCAGGCTGCCTTTTACTGGTCCTTGATGGTCAGCCACACGCAGTGGAATGGAAAAGTATTCACCCGCGCTTTAAACACAGCCCTGTCTGG ATCTGCAATCTTCCACCTGGAACGATAAGTGAGATCAGCAATGAACACAACCTGACGGTGCACTGGACTGAGAAACACTCTCGCAAGGACTGTACGCTGTTCACAG GTCATGCTGAAAGCTGGTGTCAGGACTCTGCCACTGACCAGGAGCTCTTcag AAGTGAACTGTCAGTGGAGAAGAACTCTGTGCTACAGTCAGAGCTACAGTCTGTTCAACAGCTTCAAGAGTTGGAGCCTCTTAATAAAT GGTGCTTACTCACACTTATCCTGCTGATGAGAGCGCTTGACCCTTTAAGTTATGAAAAGGAAATGCTCGCCCATTTCCAAACACTCAAA GAAGTGGACTCCATGCGCTCGGCGTATTACAGCGACTTGTGCAGCAAGTTTATGATTGAAAACACTATTCTGAAAATGGAGTATGCTGAAGTCAGAGTATTCAGCGTTTCGGATAAG AATCTGTCCACTCTGTGCCACTTAGACCAGCTTGTATTGGTTACACACATCAATCTCTCCTGCAATCAGCTGCTGTGCCTGCCACCTCAGTTTGCCATGTTGCGTTGCCTGGAG GTGTTGGAAGCTGATAATAACTCCATAGGAAACCTGGAGGGACTGTATCACCTGCCTAAACTGGAGGCAGTCATCCTGAAGGACAACA AAATAGCAACATTGGCGGATCTAGAGCCGCTGACTTCGTGCCCGAGGCTAAAGCGCCTTGATCTCCGTGGTAACCCTGTCACTCAGTTGGCCAACGTTGAGTCGGAGTTGGCCAAGCTTCTGCCCTCAGTCCTGGACCTCCTGCTCTGA